The Ketogulonicigenium robustum nucleotide sequence CAGCATCGAACACGGCGGGGGTGCCGCCACACATGATGGACAGGACGCCGTTTTCCGCGCCCGCCTGCCCGCCCGATACGGGCGCGTCCAGATAGCCAAGGCCCGCGGCATCCGCCATTGCCGCCAGTTCGCGGCTGACGCTGGCCGATACCGTCGTGTGGTCGACAAAGATCGCGCCAGCGGCCATTCCCGCGAACGCGCCATCTGGCCCCGTGCAAACCTGCCGCAGGTCGTCATCATTGCCGACGCAGGCCATGACGAAGTCTTGCCCGCGCGCGGCCTCGGCCGGGGTGGCGGCAAAGTGATGGCCGTTTTCCGCCACCCACGCCTTGGCTTTTGCCGTCGTGCGGTTATAGACCGTCACCACATGGCCTGCCGTTGCAAGGTGGCGCGCCATCGGCCCGCCCATTACGCCCAATCCCAAAAATGCGACCTTCGCCATTTCTTGTCCCTCTCGCCTAGACTTGTAAAAGACGATAGCGATAGCCAACGGGGCTGCAAGGCACCGTGCCACCCAATCTTCGACAGGTTTGCCTATGACGTTCGTTTTCCGCTGGCTGTTGCGCGTTGCAACCGGGCTTATTGTGTTGGGGGCACTGGTGGTGGGCCTGATGTGGTTCTTCTTGGCGCGATCACTGCCCGATTATGATGCAACTGCCCGCGTCAGCGGCATCACCGCACCGGTCGAGGTGGTGCGCGATATGGCCGATGTGCCGCATATTTTTGCGCAAAACGACCCCGACGCCTATTTCGCGTTGGGTTACGCCCATGCGCAAGACAGGCTGTGGCAAATGATCGTCGCGCGGCGCACGGTGCAAGGCACCTTGTCCGAGCTGTTCGGCGCGCGCACTTATGAAAGCGACGCCCTGCTGCGGCGGTTAGATCTGTATGGTGCGGCGCATGACTCGCTGGCTGCGCAGGACCCCTATGCTATGGCCGCGCTGGAGGCCTATGCCGATGGCGTGAATGCGTGGCTGGCGCAGGTAAACCGCGGCGCGTTGGGCCGTGGCGCCCCCGAAATGTGGCTATTCAACCACGCCATCGCGCCGTGGCAGCCCGCCGACAGCTTGGCGATATTGAAGCTGATGGCCCTGCAAATGGAAGCACAGATCCCGGCCGAGGTTTTGCGGGCCCAAACCTCGCTGCTGTTGCCGCCCGACCGTGTCGCCGACATTCTGCCAGACGACCCCGGCCCCGCGCTGGCGACGCTGCCGC carries:
- a CDS encoding NAD(P)-dependent oxidoreductase encodes the protein MAKVAFLGLGVMGGPMARHLATAGHVVTVYNRTTAKAKAWVAENGHHFAATPAEAARGQDFVMACVGNDDDLRQVCTGPDGAFAGMAAGAIFVDHTTVSASVSRELAAMADAAGLGYLDAPVSGGQAGAENGVLSIMCGGTPAVFDAAAPIMAAYGRICRLLGPSGAGQLAKMCNQIAIAGVVQGLAESLHFAQKAGLDTAALVEVISQGAAGSWQMTNRSATMAEGAYDFGFAVDWMRKDLGIVLQAADETGASLPLTALVDQFYKDVQKMGGGRWDTSALLARLNQF